A genomic region of Hypomesus transpacificus isolate Combined female chromosome 19, fHypTra1, whole genome shotgun sequence contains the following coding sequences:
- the nr1h3 gene encoding oxysterols receptor LXR-alpha isoform X2, which yields MGDKSGTIEVKNEIVLSLDLPPPSKVSSPSQNGPSLAEMSNPLHMEPSDIKSDPAAGDIPANTDGQPVKRKKGPAPKMLGNEVCSVCGDKASGFHYNVLSCEGCKGFFRRSVIKSAQYSCKNNGRCEMDMYMRRKCQQCRLHKCREAGMREQCVLSEEQIRLKKMKKQHEDETARPSAVVTPTLPLEVPTLAPEQLEMIEKLVAMQKQCNKRSFIDRPKVTPWPQSQDPQNREVRQQRFAHFTELAIMSVQEIVDFAKQLPGFLELTREDQIALLKTSTIEIMLLETSRRYNPAIESITFLKDFSYNKEDFAKAGLQFEFINPIFEFSKGMNDLHLDEAEYALLIAINIFSADRPNVQDHDLVERLQQPYVDALRSYIMIKRPNDHLMFPRMLMKLVSLRTLSSVHSEQVFALRLQDKKLPPLLSEIWDVHE from the exons ATGGGTGACAAGAGCGGCACTATCGAAGTGAAAAATGAAATTGTCCTTTCACTGGATCTGCCCCCCCCTTCCAAGGTTTCCAGTCCCTCACAGAATGGGCCCTCGCTGGCTGAGATGAGCAACCCTCTGCACATGGAACCCAGTGACATAAAGTCAGATCCAGCAGCAGGAGACATACCTGCAAACACTG ATGGCCAGCCAGTGAAAAGGAAGAAAGGGCCAGCTCCTAAGATGCTGGGGAACGAAGTGTGCAGTGTCTGTGGGGACAAGGCTTCGGGTTTCCACTACAATGTGCTAAGCTGTGAGGGCTGCAAGGGCTTCTTCCGCCGCAGTGTCATCAAGAGCGCCCAGTACTCGTGCAAAAACAACGGCCGCTGTGAGATGGACATGTACATGCGCCGCAAGTGCCAGCAGTGCCGCCTGCACAAGTGCCGTGAAGCAGGCATGCGAGAGCAGT GCGTACTGTCTGAGGAGCAGATCCGGCTAAAGAAAATGAAGAAGCAGCACGAGGACGAGACCGCGCGGCCGTCGGCGGTGGTGACGCCCACCCTGCCGCTGGAGGTGCCCACGCTAGCTCCCGAACAGCTGGAGATGATTGAGAAGCTGGTGGCCATGCAGAAGCAATGCAACAAGAGGTCCTTCATTGACCGACCCAAAGTCACA CCCTGGCCGCAGAGTCAGGACCCACAGAACAGAGAGGTGCGGCAGCAGCGCTTTGCCCACTTCACAGAGCTAGCCATCATGTCGGTCCAGGAGATAGTTGATTTCGCTAAGCAGCTTCCAGGTTTCCTTGAGCTAACTCGAGAGGACCAGATTGCCCTGCTCAAAACCTCAACCATTGAG ATCATGCTGCTTGAGACATCTCGGCGATACAACCCTGCAATTGAGAGCATCACGTTTCTAAAGGATTTCAGTTATAACAAGGAGGATTTTGCCAAAGCAG GGCTTCAGTTTGAGTTCATTAACCCAATCTTTGAGTTCTCCAAGGGAATGAACGACCTGCACCTGGATGAGGCGGAGTATGCTCTGCTTATCGCCATCAACATCTTCTCTGCAG ATCGGCCCAATGTTCAGGATCATGACCTAGTGGAACGTCTTCAGCAACCGTATGTGGATGCACTGCGCTCTTACATCATGATAAAAAGACCAAAC GACCACTTGATGTTTCCTCGCATGCTCATGAAGCTGGTGAGTCTCCGCACTCTCAGCAGTGTCCACTCAGAGCAAGTCTTCGCACTGCGCCTTCAAGACAAGAAACTCCCCCCACTGCTTTCTGAAATCTGGGATGTCCATGAGTGA
- the nr1h3 gene encoding oxysterols receptor LXR-alpha isoform X1 produces the protein MSTLSATDITDVGHGESKVLECMGDKSGTIEVKNEIVLSLDLPPPSKVSSPSQNGPSLAEMSNPLHMEPSDIKSDPAAGDIPANTDGQPVKRKKGPAPKMLGNEVCSVCGDKASGFHYNVLSCEGCKGFFRRSVIKSAQYSCKNNGRCEMDMYMRRKCQQCRLHKCREAGMREQCVLSEEQIRLKKMKKQHEDETARPSAVVTPTLPLEVPTLAPEQLEMIEKLVAMQKQCNKRSFIDRPKVTPWPQSQDPQNREVRQQRFAHFTELAIMSVQEIVDFAKQLPGFLELTREDQIALLKTSTIEIMLLETSRRYNPAIESITFLKDFSYNKEDFAKAGLQFEFINPIFEFSKGMNDLHLDEAEYALLIAINIFSADRPNVQDHDLVERLQQPYVDALRSYIMIKRPNDHLMFPRMLMKLVSLRTLSSVHSEQVFALRLQDKKLPPLLSEIWDVHE, from the exons ATGTCAACACTGTCTGCGACTGATATCACAGATGTTGGTCATG GTGAGAGTAAGGTGTTGGAATGCATGGGTGACAAGAGCGGCACTATCGAAGTGAAAAATGAAATTGTCCTTTCACTGGATCTGCCCCCCCCTTCCAAGGTTTCCAGTCCCTCACAGAATGGGCCCTCGCTGGCTGAGATGAGCAACCCTCTGCACATGGAACCCAGTGACATAAAGTCAGATCCAGCAGCAGGAGACATACCTGCAAACACTG ATGGCCAGCCAGTGAAAAGGAAGAAAGGGCCAGCTCCTAAGATGCTGGGGAACGAAGTGTGCAGTGTCTGTGGGGACAAGGCTTCGGGTTTCCACTACAATGTGCTAAGCTGTGAGGGCTGCAAGGGCTTCTTCCGCCGCAGTGTCATCAAGAGCGCCCAGTACTCGTGCAAAAACAACGGCCGCTGTGAGATGGACATGTACATGCGCCGCAAGTGCCAGCAGTGCCGCCTGCACAAGTGCCGTGAAGCAGGCATGCGAGAGCAGT GCGTACTGTCTGAGGAGCAGATCCGGCTAAAGAAAATGAAGAAGCAGCACGAGGACGAGACCGCGCGGCCGTCGGCGGTGGTGACGCCCACCCTGCCGCTGGAGGTGCCCACGCTAGCTCCCGAACAGCTGGAGATGATTGAGAAGCTGGTGGCCATGCAGAAGCAATGCAACAAGAGGTCCTTCATTGACCGACCCAAAGTCACA CCCTGGCCGCAGAGTCAGGACCCACAGAACAGAGAGGTGCGGCAGCAGCGCTTTGCCCACTTCACAGAGCTAGCCATCATGTCGGTCCAGGAGATAGTTGATTTCGCTAAGCAGCTTCCAGGTTTCCTTGAGCTAACTCGAGAGGACCAGATTGCCCTGCTCAAAACCTCAACCATTGAG ATCATGCTGCTTGAGACATCTCGGCGATACAACCCTGCAATTGAGAGCATCACGTTTCTAAAGGATTTCAGTTATAACAAGGAGGATTTTGCCAAAGCAG GGCTTCAGTTTGAGTTCATTAACCCAATCTTTGAGTTCTCCAAGGGAATGAACGACCTGCACCTGGATGAGGCGGAGTATGCTCTGCTTATCGCCATCAACATCTTCTCTGCAG ATCGGCCCAATGTTCAGGATCATGACCTAGTGGAACGTCTTCAGCAACCGTATGTGGATGCACTGCGCTCTTACATCATGATAAAAAGACCAAAC GACCACTTGATGTTTCCTCGCATGCTCATGAAGCTGGTGAGTCTCCGCACTCTCAGCAGTGTCCACTCAGAGCAAGTCTTCGCACTGCGCCTTCAAGACAAGAAACTCCCCCCACTGCTTTCTGAAATCTGGGATGTCCATGAGTGA